A genomic region of Microbacterium schleiferi contains the following coding sequences:
- a CDS encoding type IV pilin protein, protein MRRYGAKGITQQFCAIDQLYGELELTSKRHGFTIVELLIVIVVIAILAAIISVARRPNGGLRASDTHQLQSSGKTRALGCAPPE, encoded by the coding sequence ATGCGCAGATATGGCGCGAAAGGCATCACGCAGCAGTTTTGCGCTATCGACCAACTCTACGGCGAGTTGGAATTGACGTCGAAGCGCCACGGATTCACAATCGTCGAGCTGCTCATCGTGATTGTCGTCATCGCGATTCTCGCGGCGATCATCTCTGTCGCGCGCCGCCCCAACGGAGGTCTTCGAGCATCAGATACGCATCAGCTTCAGTCTTCAGGGAAGACGCGAGCTTTGGGATGCGCCCCGCCTGAATAA
- a CDS encoding GIY-YIG nuclease family protein — MNLLEDGSFRPAGEIDAIVPNDFGVYAIRLRVGSSLPEPFPTHLASRRSRLIYIGKATSLLKRMLRNELRGRGHGTFFRSIGAVLGYRPVAGSLVGKANQYNFSFVAEDRARIVAWIDENLEVSWAVFPEPDVREAEKALILKHTPLLNLDGNPLALAELDALRIERRTTAAGLSTPAL; from the coding sequence ATGAACCTGCTCGAGGATGGCTCGTTCCGGCCGGCGGGTGAGATTGATGCCATCGTCCCGAACGACTTCGGCGTCTACGCAATCCGCCTTCGGGTGGGCTCGTCGCTACCCGAGCCGTTCCCGACACACCTGGCGTCACGTCGCTCTCGACTCATTTACATAGGGAAGGCGACCTCGCTGTTAAAACGCATGCTCCGCAACGAGCTACGCGGCCGCGGCCATGGCACCTTCTTCCGCAGCATCGGAGCCGTGCTTGGTTACCGGCCGGTGGCAGGATCGCTCGTCGGCAAAGCGAACCAGTACAACTTCAGCTTCGTGGCCGAGGATCGGGCGCGCATAGTGGCCTGGATCGACGAGAATCTCGAGGTGAGCTGGGCGGTGTTCCCCGAGCCGGATGTCCGCGAGGCGGAGAAGGCGCTCATCCTCAAGCACACGCCGCTGCTCAACCTGGACGGCAACCCCTTGGCGCTGGCTGAACTCGACGCGCTCCGTATCGAGCGCCGCACCACCGCAGCCGGGTTGTCCACTCCCGCGTTGTAA
- a CDS encoding DUF1883 domain-containing protein: MNFLKYDLGNVEKGSMVVVTLSTGANVRLMDSANFNSYRQGRRHRFYGGLAKVSPSRIVVPSTRHWYVTIDLAGLRASSVRASVNVEPGALRPLRSADGSLAGIRTEPPVRLTPDESGQTWDVFISHAGEDKASVALPLYKALTERGLKVWLDKGELSIGDSLRRKIDYGLAHSSFGVVVFSKSFFAKGWPQYELDGIVGMSIAGKQRMLPIWHEISKDEIESQSPSLADKIARTTATSTIAEIADEIVQVVRDVDAT, encoded by the coding sequence GTGAATTTCCTGAAGTACGACCTTGGCAACGTCGAGAAGGGCTCCATGGTTGTCGTGACGCTCAGCACCGGGGCGAACGTCCGCCTCATGGACTCGGCTAACTTCAATAGCTATCGACAGGGTCGCCGCCACCGCTTTTACGGCGGACTTGCGAAGGTCTCACCGTCACGGATCGTCGTTCCGTCGACGCGTCACTGGTACGTCACCATCGACCTTGCCGGCCTGCGCGCAAGCAGTGTCCGTGCCAGCGTCAACGTCGAGCCAGGGGCTCTTCGGCCGCTACGCTCGGCGGACGGATCGTTGGCAGGCATCCGGACTGAGCCGCCCGTTCGTCTCACTCCAGATGAAAGCGGCCAAACTTGGGACGTCTTCATCTCGCATGCAGGCGAGGACAAGGCCTCCGTCGCCCTCCCCCTCTATAAGGCGCTCACCGAACGTGGCCTCAAGGTATGGCTGGATAAGGGGGAACTAAGCATCGGGGACAGCCTGCGCCGAAAGATCGACTACGGCCTAGCGCACTCTTCGTTCGGCGTCGTGGTCTTCTCGAAGTCGTTCTTCGCGAAGGGCTGGCCACAGTACGAGCTGGACGGCATCGTCGGTATGTCAATCGCAGGCAAGCAGCGGATGCTTCCAATATGGCACGAGATCTCCAAGGATGAGATTGAGTCACAGTCGCCATCGCTGGCCGACAAAATTGCCCGCACTACGGCCACCAGCACCATCGCAGAGATCGCGGATGAGATCGTCCAGGTAGTACGCGACGTGGACGCCACCTGA